The proteins below are encoded in one region of Aquisphaera giovannonii:
- a CDS encoding effector-associated domain EAD1-containing protein, whose product MPDDRDQLREAALLVRAAEPGADALSAQGGPDASTLEALVIRQGRPVLAVEDDDIVGDVGDVWRARLDAAGVRDGLRRVLPAVGRIEVDNHPQLPYVGTGWLIADDVVVTAGFVAREFAESGGHGFVFRPGSPNPLNLMAARIDFRREGRSGNPRPFAVREVLDISGESQTQLAFLRLEPLGPYGPLSPPLNLAGQPPEVGRDVAVVGYPAIDSRMDQGVMRAVFGDVFEVKRVAVGRITGVEGSTLRHDCTTTGGTGGAPIVDLATGEVIGLHLGGQQFGNKFGVTAATIAARLEAIRRAATGVAAAASGPTAAAPDSNPRAMVAPAAPAPAPPVVAPPAVAPPPADQLVTALHGAFGFDALVRLAATELGVDLNALSPAGSTGDAIRALVQWAQGNGRIGDLFAAASALRPNNPQLAARRVVRPAGPRGNNVIRRELRELLKDQFPKRTDLAMLLDDAIGWNLDDIPGQDGGMEAVCFELVQRLWLNRDEHLRLVLELAIERRPTSIGFRNLLDEIFESSPVASGPAA is encoded by the coding sequence GTGCCAGACGATCGCGACCAGCTGCGAGAGGCGGCCTTGCTGGTGCGGGCGGCCGAGCCGGGTGCGGACGCCCTCTCCGCGCAAGGGGGCCCGGATGCCTCGACACTGGAGGCCCTCGTCATCAGGCAGGGCCGGCCGGTCCTGGCCGTGGAGGACGACGACATCGTCGGCGACGTGGGGGACGTCTGGCGGGCCCGGCTCGATGCCGCGGGCGTCCGCGACGGCCTGCGGCGGGTCCTCCCCGCCGTCGGCCGGATCGAGGTCGACAATCACCCCCAGTTGCCCTACGTCGGGACCGGCTGGCTGATCGCCGACGACGTGGTGGTCACCGCCGGCTTCGTCGCCCGGGAGTTCGCCGAGTCCGGCGGACACGGATTCGTGTTCCGGCCGGGGTCGCCGAACCCGCTGAACCTCATGGCCGCCCGGATCGACTTCCGGCGGGAGGGCCGGTCAGGGAACCCTCGACCATTCGCCGTCCGCGAGGTCCTCGACATCTCGGGCGAATCCCAAACGCAGCTCGCCTTCCTCCGCCTCGAGCCGCTCGGCCCGTACGGCCCGCTCTCGCCCCCGCTCAACCTCGCCGGACAGCCACCCGAGGTCGGCCGGGACGTGGCGGTGGTCGGCTATCCGGCGATCGATTCACGGATGGACCAGGGCGTCATGCGGGCGGTCTTCGGCGACGTGTTCGAGGTCAAGAGGGTCGCCGTCGGCCGGATCACCGGAGTCGAGGGGAGCACCCTCCGGCATGACTGCACGACGACCGGCGGGACCGGCGGGGCCCCGATCGTCGACCTGGCGACGGGGGAAGTCATCGGCCTGCACCTCGGCGGGCAGCAATTCGGGAACAAGTTCGGCGTGACGGCCGCGACGATCGCCGCCCGGCTCGAGGCGATCCGGCGGGCGGCCACCGGGGTCGCGGCCGCGGCGTCGGGGCCGACGGCGGCCGCCCCGGACTCGAACCCGAGGGCCATGGTGGCGCCCGCCGCCCCGGCGCCGGCCCCTCCGGTCGTGGCGCCGCCGGCCGTCGCCCCCCCGCCCGCGGACCAACTGGTCACCGCCCTCCACGGCGCGTTCGGGTTCGACGCGCTGGTCAGGCTCGCCGCGACCGAGCTGGGCGTCGATCTCAACGCGCTCTCGCCGGCCGGATCGACGGGGGATGCGATCCGGGCCCTCGTCCAGTGGGCCCAGGGGAACGGCCGCATCGGCGACCTGTTCGCGGCGGCGTCCGCACTCCGGCCGAACAATCCTCAGCTGGCGGCCCGCCGGGTCGTCCGCCCCGCCGGGCCGCGGGGGAATAACGTCATCCGCCGCGAGCTCCGGGAGTTGCTGAAGGATCAGTTCCCGAAGCGGACCGACCTGGCCATGCTGCTGGACGACGCCATCGGCTGGAACCTGGACGACATCCCCGGCCAGGACGGCGGCATGGAGGCGGTCTGCTTCGAGCTGGTCCAGCGGCTCTGGCTCAACCGGGATGAACACCTCCGCCTGGTCCTGGAGCTGGCGATCGAGCGGCGGCCCACCAGCATCGGCTTTCGCAACCTGCTGGATGAGATCTTCGAGTCCAGCCCCGTCGCGAGCGGGCCGGCCGCCTAG
- a CDS encoding effector-associated domain EAD1-containing protein: MHRLSGTEVKQLHSALLSGFSYADLDMLMKIDLDQRLDSIVPPGSLSTAAFELVMWAEREGRTADLIKAVIAARPNNKDVAALGQLLDPAPAGAAPAAAVADRQRRLRGLLLDQFPRPSDLKILVFDALGQELDHVAGGENQTDICFNLVQWLWVDPAGRLRPLLDTAVKARPNCADLKSLRDELSAG, translated from the coding sequence ATGCACCGCCTATCCGGGACCGAGGTGAAGCAGCTCCACTCGGCGCTGTTGTCCGGGTTCAGCTACGCCGACCTCGACATGTTGATGAAGATCGATCTGGACCAGCGGCTCGACTCGATCGTCCCGCCGGGATCGCTCTCGACGGCGGCGTTCGAGCTGGTGATGTGGGCGGAGCGGGAAGGCCGGACGGCCGACCTGATCAAGGCGGTGATCGCCGCCCGGCCGAACAACAAGGACGTCGCCGCCCTCGGCCAGCTCCTCGACCCGGCCCCCGCGGGGGCCGCCCCGGCCGCGGCGGTCGCCGACCGGCAGCGGCGGCTCCGCGGGCTACTGCTCGACCAGTTCCCCCGCCCGTCCGACCTCAAGATCCTGGTCTTCGACGCGCTGGGGCAGGAGCTGGACCACGTCGCGGGGGGCGAGAATCAGACCGACATCTGCTTCAACCTCGTGCAGTGGCTGTGGGTGGACCCGGCGGGGCGGCTCCGCCCCTTGCTGGACACCGCCGTGAAGGCGCGTCCGAACTGCGCCGACCTGAAGTCGCTCCGGGACGAGCTGTCGGCCGGTTGA
- a CDS encoding trypsin-like peptidase domain-containing protein: MPPPPDAQLRRELREALLEAYPTLNDLRMLVEDTLGEPLQNVSMAGDMPSIAFELISWARARGRLPELVAGAAAERPASARLKALSQRFQFPAAAEGREERIVREDVPFENAGDWAARYNRCRAAVCRIEPQPLAEGNAGYASGFLVAPDVLLTNFHAIDHAGWDPARVLLRFDCEAGPDGQATDGRTCKLAGEWKWATSPRVSDGGLDFALLRLAEPVGNDALAAGPRGWLRLRPHAFRPGQPVFILQHPMARPLSLAIGTVVEDSRSPDVVAYDANTEEGSSGSPCLSSALQVVALHYFGGRDRNRGVKAEAIRRDLAGRDDPALATLLAGA, from the coding sequence ATGCCGCCCCCCCCCGATGCCCAGCTCCGCAGGGAGCTCCGCGAGGCGCTCCTCGAGGCCTACCCGACGCTCAACGACCTCCGCATGCTGGTCGAGGACACGCTCGGCGAGCCCCTCCAGAACGTCTCGATGGCCGGCGACATGCCGTCGATCGCGTTCGAGCTGATCAGCTGGGCGCGGGCTCGCGGGCGGCTGCCCGAGCTGGTCGCGGGGGCCGCCGCCGAACGGCCCGCGAGCGCCCGGCTGAAGGCCCTCAGCCAGCGATTCCAGTTCCCCGCGGCCGCCGAGGGCCGGGAGGAGCGGATCGTCCGCGAGGACGTCCCGTTCGAGAACGCCGGCGACTGGGCCGCCCGCTACAACCGATGCCGGGCGGCCGTCTGCCGGATCGAGCCGCAGCCGCTGGCGGAGGGCAACGCGGGGTATGCGTCCGGGTTCCTGGTCGCCCCGGACGTGCTGCTGACCAACTTCCACGCCATCGACCACGCGGGCTGGGATCCGGCACGGGTGCTCCTCCGATTCGACTGCGAGGCCGGGCCGGACGGCCAGGCGACGGACGGGCGCACCTGCAAGCTGGCCGGCGAATGGAAGTGGGCGACGAGCCCGCGCGTCTCCGACGGGGGGCTCGACTTCGCCCTCCTGCGGCTGGCCGAGCCGGTCGGCAATGACGCCCTGGCGGCCGGCCCGAGGGGATGGCTCCGGCTGCGGCCCCACGCGTTCCGGCCCGGCCAGCCCGTGTTCATCCTGCAGCACCCGATGGCCCGGCCCCTGAGCCTGGCGATCGGGACGGTGGTCGAGGATTCCCGCTCGCCGGACGTGGTCGCCTACGACGCCAACACCGAGGAGGGCTCGAGCGGCTCGCCGTGCCTGAGCTCGGCGCTCCAGGTCGTCGCCCTGCATTACTTCGGCGGACGCGACCGCAACCGCGGGGTCAAGGCCGAGGCCATCCGCCGGGACCTGGCGGGGCGGGACGATCCGGCCCTGGCGACGCTCCTCGCCGGGGCTTGA
- a CDS encoding alpha/beta fold hydrolase, which yields MNPMKFRVPIRRPRAGWLIGALALCLGGLVPVPLRADSPRPTEGDFVLRDFRFASGETMPELRIHHRTLGTPRRGPRGTVENAVLILHGTTGSGANFIRPEFSGELFGAGQPLDASRYYIILPDGIGHGGSSKPSDGLHARFPRYGYRDMIAAQHRLLTEGLKVDHLRLVMGTSMGGMHTWLWGQEYPGFMDALLPLASLPAQISGRNRVWRRIVADAIRRDPAWQGGEYRSQPPSLQTAAEMLLFMGGNPADRQREAPTREQADRVIDAYVARTTRTADANDILYAVESSADYDPAPGLGRIRAPLTAINFEDDLINPPELGILEREIRRVPKGRAVLVPRSERTHGHGTHTLAAVWKDHLVRLLDESRP from the coding sequence ATGAATCCCATGAAATTCCGCGTGCCGATTCGTCGCCCCCGGGCGGGATGGCTGATCGGGGCATTGGCGTTGTGCCTGGGCGGGCTCGTCCCGGTCCCCCTGCGGGCCGACTCCCCGCGGCCGACGGAAGGGGATTTCGTCCTCCGCGACTTCCGGTTCGCCTCGGGCGAAACGATGCCCGAGCTGCGCATCCACCACCGGACGCTCGGCACCCCCAGGAGGGGGCCGCGGGGGACGGTGGAGAACGCGGTGCTCATCCTGCACGGCACGACCGGCAGCGGCGCCAACTTCATCCGGCCCGAGTTCTCCGGCGAGCTCTTCGGCGCGGGGCAGCCGCTGGACGCCTCGCGATACTACATCATCCTGCCCGACGGCATCGGCCACGGCGGGTCGAGCAAGCCGAGCGACGGGCTCCACGCCCGGTTCCCCCGTTACGGCTACCGCGACATGATCGCCGCCCAGCACCGGCTCCTGACCGAGGGGCTGAAGGTCGATCACCTGCGGCTGGTCATGGGGACGTCCATGGGCGGCATGCACACCTGGCTCTGGGGCCAGGAATACCCGGGCTTCATGGACGCACTCCTCCCCCTGGCCTCGCTCCCCGCGCAGATTTCCGGCCGCAACCGCGTGTGGCGCCGGATCGTCGCCGACGCCATCCGCCGCGACCCGGCCTGGCAGGGCGGCGAGTACCGGTCGCAGCCCCCCTCGCTCCAGACCGCCGCCGAGATGCTCCTGTTCATGGGAGGCAACCCGGCGGACCGCCAGCGCGAGGCCCCCACCCGCGAGCAGGCCGACCGCGTGATCGACGCCTACGTCGCCCGCACGACCCGGACGGCCGACGCCAACGACATCCTCTACGCGGTCGAGAGCTCCGCCGACTACGACCCCGCCCCGGGCCTGGGCCGGATCAGGGCCCCGTTGACGGCCATCAACTTCGAGGACGACCTCATCAACCCGCCCGAGCTGGGCATCCTGGAGCGGGAGATCCGCCGCGTCCCGAAGGGCAGGGCGGTCCTCGTCCCCCGCTCCGAGAGGACGCACGGCCACGGCACCCACACGCTCGCCGCCGTCTGGAAGGACCACCTGGTCCGGCTCCTCGACGAGTCGAGGCCGTGA